Proteins from a single region of Streptomyces vinaceus:
- a CDS encoding DUF485 domain-containing protein, whose amino-acid sequence MTTEAAPPHGSAGTPTASPTAEQFAAVQQSAEFAELRSSYRSFAFPLTVAFIAWYLLYVLLSNYAGGFMGTKLFGNINVALVFGLAQFATTFLIAWLYSRHAASKLDPKAAAIKARMEAGE is encoded by the coding sequence GTGACCACCGAAGCAGCGCCGCCGCACGGCAGTGCGGGAACGCCCACGGCGAGCCCCACGGCAGAACAGTTCGCAGCCGTCCAGCAGAGCGCCGAGTTCGCCGAACTGCGCAGCTCCTACCGCTCCTTCGCCTTCCCGCTCACCGTGGCCTTCATCGCCTGGTACCTGCTCTACGTCCTCCTGTCCAACTACGCCGGCGGCTTCATGGGGACCAAGCTCTTCGGCAACATCAACGTCGCCCTCGTGTTCGGCCTCGCCCAGTTCGCGACGACGTTCCTCATCGCCTGGCTGTACTCCCGGCACGCCGCCTCGAAGCTGGACCCGAAGGCCGCGGCGATCAAGGCGCGGATGGAGGCCGGCGAATGA
- the moaA gene encoding GTP 3',8-cyclase MoaA translates to MLLDTYGRVATDLRVSLTDRCNLRCTYCMPEEGLQWLGKSDLLTDEEIVRLIRIAVTQLGITEVRFTGGEPLLRPGLVGIVEQCAALEPRPQMSLTTNGIGLKRTAQALKAAGLDRVNVSLDTLRPEVFKTLTRRDRHRDVIDGMAAAREAGLTPVKVNAVLMPGLNEDEAPDLLAWAVENEYELRFIEQMPLDAQHGWKREGMITAGDILASLRTRFTLTEEGAEERGSAPAERWVVDGGPATVGVIASVTRPFCGACDRTRLTADGQVRTCLFATEESDLRAALRSGAPDEEIARLWKVAMWGKKAGSGLDDPSFLQPDRPMSAIGG, encoded by the coding sequence ATGCTTCTGGACACCTACGGCCGCGTGGCCACTGACCTGCGCGTCTCGCTCACCGACCGGTGCAATCTGCGCTGCACGTACTGCATGCCCGAAGAAGGCCTGCAGTGGCTCGGCAAGTCCGATCTGCTCACCGACGAGGAGATCGTCCGGCTGATCCGGATCGCCGTCACACAGCTCGGGATCACCGAGGTCCGCTTCACCGGCGGAGAACCGCTGCTGCGCCCCGGCCTGGTCGGGATCGTCGAGCAGTGCGCGGCCCTGGAGCCGCGCCCCCAGATGTCCCTGACCACCAACGGCATCGGCCTCAAGCGCACCGCGCAGGCGCTCAAGGCCGCCGGGCTGGACCGGGTAAACGTTTCGCTGGACACGCTCCGGCCCGAGGTCTTCAAGACCCTCACCCGGCGTGACCGCCACCGCGACGTCATCGACGGCATGGCCGCGGCCCGCGAGGCCGGCCTGACCCCCGTCAAGGTCAACGCCGTCCTGATGCCGGGCCTCAACGAGGACGAGGCCCCCGACCTGCTCGCCTGGGCCGTGGAGAACGAGTACGAGCTCCGCTTCATCGAGCAGATGCCGCTCGACGCCCAGCACGGCTGGAAGCGCGAGGGCATGATCACCGCCGGTGACATCCTGGCCTCGCTGCGCACCCGCTTCACCCTCACCGAGGAAGGCGCCGAGGAGCGCGGCTCCGCCCCCGCCGAGCGCTGGGTGGTCGACGGCGGACCCGCCACCGTCGGCGTCATCGCCTCGGTCACCCGCCCCTTCTGCGGCGCCTGCGACCGTACGAGGCTCACGGCCGACGGCCAGGTCCGTACGTGCCTGTTCGCCACCGAGGAGTCGGACCTGCGCGCCGCGCTGCGCTCCGGGGCCCCGGACGAGGAGATCGCCCGCCTGTGGAAGGTGGCGATGTGGGGCAAGAAGGCCGGGTCCGGACTCGACGACCCGTCCTTCCTCCAGCCCGACCGCCCGATGTCCGCGATCGGCGGCTGA
- a CDS encoding solute symporter family protein, translating into MSGTLPAHLAANVAAGATEHRPLIITLFGLFVVATLVITIWAGRQTKDAADFYAGGRQFTGFQNGLAISGDYMSAASFLGIAGVIALKGYDGFLYSIGFLVAWLVALLLVAEPLRNSGRYTMGDVLAYRMRQRPVRTAAGTSTIVVSIFYLLAQMAGAGVLVSLLLGITSDGGQIAIVALVGVLMILYVTIGGMKGTTWVQMVKAVLLIAGALLITFLVMWKFNFNVSDLLGKAAENSGKGSSFLEPGLKYGITGTSKLDFISLGLALVLGTAGLPHILIRFYTVPTAKAARKSVNWAIGIIGVFYLMTIALGFGAAALLSPKEITDSNPSGNTAAPLLAQAVGGGADSTGGAILLAVISAVAFATILAVVAGLTLASSSSFAHDIYVNVIRKGEATEKEEVRAARWSTVVIGAVAIVLGALARDINIAGLVALAFAVAASANLPTILYSLFWKRFTTRGALWSIYGGLISSVVLVLFSPVVSGNDKTSMFKGVDFHWFPLENPGIVSIPLGFLLGWLGTVLSKEQADPQKFAELEVRSLTGTGAH; encoded by the coding sequence ATGAGCGGCACCCTCCCCGCCCACCTCGCGGCGAACGTGGCCGCGGGCGCCACCGAGCACCGGCCGCTGATCATCACCCTGTTCGGTCTCTTCGTCGTCGCCACCCTCGTCATCACGATCTGGGCCGGCCGCCAGACCAAGGACGCCGCCGACTTCTACGCGGGCGGCCGCCAGTTCACCGGCTTCCAGAACGGCCTGGCCATCTCCGGCGACTACATGTCCGCCGCGTCCTTCCTCGGCATCGCCGGCGTCATCGCCCTCAAGGGCTACGACGGCTTCCTGTACTCCATCGGCTTCCTGGTCGCCTGGCTGGTGGCCCTGCTGCTGGTCGCCGAACCGCTGCGCAATTCGGGCCGCTACACGATGGGCGACGTCCTCGCCTACCGGATGCGCCAGCGCCCCGTACGCACCGCCGCGGGCACCTCCACCATCGTGGTCTCGATCTTCTACCTGCTGGCCCAGATGGCCGGCGCCGGCGTACTGGTCTCCCTGCTCCTCGGGATCACCAGTGACGGCGGCCAGATCGCCATCGTCGCGCTGGTCGGCGTGCTGATGATCCTCTACGTCACCATCGGCGGCATGAAGGGCACCACCTGGGTCCAGATGGTCAAGGCCGTCCTCCTCATCGCGGGCGCCCTGCTGATCACCTTCCTGGTGATGTGGAAGTTCAACTTCAACGTCTCCGACCTGCTCGGCAAAGCGGCCGAGAACAGCGGCAAGGGCTCGTCCTTCCTGGAACCCGGACTCAAGTACGGCATCACCGGGACCTCGAAGCTGGACTTCATCTCCCTGGGCCTCGCGCTGGTCCTCGGCACGGCCGGCCTGCCGCACATCCTGATCCGCTTCTACACGGTGCCCACCGCGAAGGCCGCCCGCAAGTCCGTGAACTGGGCCATCGGCATCATCGGCGTCTTCTACCTGATGACGATCGCCCTCGGCTTCGGCGCCGCCGCCCTGCTCAGCCCCAAGGAGATCACCGACTCCAACCCGTCCGGCAACACCGCCGCCCCGCTCCTGGCCCAGGCCGTCGGCGGCGGTGCCGACTCCACCGGCGGCGCGATCCTGCTCGCCGTGATCTCCGCGGTCGCCTTCGCCACGATCCTCGCCGTGGTCGCCGGCCTGACCCTCGCCTCCTCCTCTTCCTTCGCGCACGACATCTACGTCAACGTGATCCGCAAGGGCGAGGCCACCGAGAAGGAGGAGGTACGGGCGGCCCGCTGGTCCACCGTCGTCATCGGCGCCGTCGCCATCGTCCTCGGCGCGCTCGCCCGGGACATCAACATCGCGGGCCTGGTCGCCCTCGCCTTCGCCGTCGCGGCCTCGGCGAACCTCCCGACGATCCTCTACAGCCTCTTCTGGAAGCGGTTCACCACCCGGGGCGCCCTCTGGTCGATCTACGGCGGCCTGATCTCGTCCGTGGTCCTGGTGCTCTTCTCACCCGTCGTGTCCGGCAACGACAAGACCTCGATGTTCAAGGGGGTCGACTTCCACTGGTTCCCCCTGGAGAACCCCGGGATCGTCTCCATCCCGCTCGGGTTCCTGCTGGGCTGGCTCGGCACCGTCCTGTCCAAGGAGCAGGCCGACCCCCAGAAGTTCGCGGAGCTTGAGGTCCGCTCCCTTACGGGAACGGGCGCGCACTGA
- a CDS encoding S8 family peptidase, with product MAHLGPGRRRIAVPVGLALTASLAFLPSVAASAAPLGNTADTAVAAKPDTTGPKLSYVANLTTYASVKAAKKAVERAGGTVVTSYEQIGVVVAHSQNPDFAKQLRAQRSLFVSVGATRTAPLQTVATTEEGTTQKLSAADAAKAAAKATDGQEPLEPNQWDLRAIKADQAHKINDGSRNVTVGVIDTGVDDTHPDLAPNFSKGQSANCVGGVADTTDGAWRPYPDGSDHGTHVAGTIAAARNGIGVAGVAPGVQVAAIKVSEPGTSLFFTEAVVCGFMFAAEKGIEVTNNSYYVDPWLYNCKADDDQKALVEALGRATKYAERKGVLSVASAGNSNHDLASNAIVDDTSPDDATPVPRTIDPHVCLDIPTQLPGVVTVSATGDQGLRSYYSSFGLGVVDVAAPGGDKWQVPATPDANGRVLSTLPGGGYGYKQGTSMAGPHVAGVAALLKSAHPKATPSQLQAMLKAQATKVACPEKIYDAAGALVDAATCQSKWGQTGYYGYGVVDALKAVK from the coding sequence ATGGCTCATCTGGGACCCGGCCGCCGGCGTATCGCCGTTCCGGTCGGCCTGGCGCTCACCGCCTCGCTCGCCTTCCTGCCCTCGGTCGCGGCGTCCGCCGCTCCGCTGGGCAACACGGCGGACACGGCGGTCGCGGCGAAGCCCGACACCACCGGCCCCAAGCTCTCGTACGTCGCGAACCTGACCACGTACGCCTCGGTGAAGGCCGCGAAGAAGGCCGTCGAGCGGGCCGGCGGAACGGTGGTGACGTCCTATGAGCAGATCGGGGTCGTCGTCGCACACTCCCAGAACCCGGACTTCGCCAAGCAGCTGCGCGCGCAGCGCAGCCTGTTCGTGTCGGTCGGCGCCACCCGGACGGCCCCCCTCCAGACGGTCGCGACCACCGAGGAGGGCACGACGCAGAAGCTCAGCGCCGCGGACGCCGCCAAGGCCGCGGCGAAGGCCACGGACGGTCAGGAGCCGCTGGAGCCCAACCAGTGGGACCTGCGGGCGATCAAGGCCGATCAGGCGCACAAGATCAACGATGGCAGCCGGAACGTCACCGTGGGTGTCATCGACACGGGTGTCGACGACACCCACCCGGACCTCGCCCCGAACTTCTCCAAGGGCCAGTCGGCCAACTGTGTCGGCGGCGTCGCGGACACCACGGACGGCGCCTGGCGCCCGTACCCCGACGGCAGCGACCACGGCACGCACGTGGCCGGGACCATAGCGGCCGCGCGCAACGGCATCGGCGTCGCGGGTGTCGCGCCGGGCGTGCAGGTCGCGGCGATCAAGGTGAGCGAGCCGGGCACCAGCCTGTTCTTCACCGAGGCGGTCGTCTGCGGCTTCATGTTCGCCGCCGAGAAGGGGATCGAGGTGACCAACAACAGCTACTACGTCGACCCCTGGCTCTACAACTGCAAGGCGGACGACGATCAGAAGGCGCTGGTGGAGGCCCTCGGCCGGGCGACCAAGTACGCCGAGCGCAAGGGCGTGCTCAGCGTGGCCTCGGCGGGCAACTCCAACCACGACCTGGCGTCGAACGCCATCGTCGACGACACGAGCCCGGACGACGCCACCCCGGTCCCGCGCACCATCGACCCGCACGTCTGCCTGGACATCCCCACCCAGCTCCCGGGTGTGGTGACGGTGAGCGCGACCGGCGACCAAGGCCTGCGGTCGTACTACTCCAGCTTCGGTCTGGGCGTGGTCGACGTCGCCGCCCCGGGCGGCGACAAGTGGCAGGTCCCGGCCACCCCGGACGCCAACGGCCGCGTGCTGTCGACGCTGCCGGGCGGCGGCTACGGCTACAAGCAGGGCACCTCGATGGCCGGACCGCACGTGGCGGGCGTGGCGGCGCTGCTCAAGAGCGCGCACCCGAAGGCCACGCCCTCGCAGCTCCAGGCCATGCTGAAGGCCCAGGCCACGAAGGTGGCCTGCCCGGAGAAGATCTACGACGCCGCCGGCGCGCTGGTCGACGCCGCCACCTGCCAGAGCAAGTGGGGCCAGACCGGGTACTACGGCTACGGCGTGGTGGACGCGCTGAAGGCCGTGAAGTGA